CCACAACTCTCTCAACATCGACCGGCTGGTGGACGAGGCTGGCGCCGTGATGCGAGCCGCGGATGAGCTAGGCATCAGGCTCGCGCTCTCCTGCCCACTGCTTGATTTCGACCCGTGGGCCTATGATGGCGGGCCGGAGCGATTGCGCCCGTTCCTCGATCCGGCAGACTGGAAGGAAATCAGCGCCTCGATCCCGAAATACGCACCGCCCATGGTCCAGATTTCGGCAGCCGACGCTGTCGCTGCCGGCAACACCAGCCCGTTGATCGATGTTCAGTACGGCCCGATCGGGCCGCAGTGGTGCTCCAATGCGCTGCTCGAAGGCATCGCCGAGGCATCTGCAGCAACGGGCCGGCGCATTCACATGCATCTCCTCGAAAGTCCGCGGCAGCGGTGCTGGCTGGACCGGCGCTTCCCTCAGGGTGTCGTGCGATATCTGGACGATATCGGTTTCCTCTCGCCGCGCCTCGCGGTTGCCCATGGCGTTCAGTTGCGCCCGGACGAACTCGAGCTGCTGGCCGCGCGTGGGGTGCAGCTCGTTTCCAACCCGTCGGCCAATTTACGCCTGCGTTCAGGCGTGGCACCCGTCGTCGCCATGCCGGCGAATGGACCGGCTTTCGCTTTCGGCCTGGATGGGACAGGGTTCGATGATGATCAGGATCTGTGGCGGGAACTGCGCCTGGCCCATCTGTTGCATGGCGGCCGCGACATGACGCGGACCTTCACGGCCGGGCGGGTCTTCGATGCAGCGATCCATGTCGGCGCCAAAGTCCTGAATGCGCCGGTGAACGAAGACCTCGTGCTCGTGGATTACGCCGCATTAATTGCCGACAGCCTGACGGGCGATCTGGATGAGGCTGAGGTTCTGCTCGTCCGGATGACGGCGGCCCATGCAAAGGGCCTTTACGTCGGCGGACGGGAGATCATGCGCGATGGAAGACTGACCCGTGTCGACTACGACGGCGTTCGGGCCGAACTCCTGAAGCAGGCACGCGCTGATGTACCTCGGTTGGCCGGCGAGCGCGCGCACGTGATCAAGCTCGCCGCGGCGACGCGCGCCTATTGTTCCGGCTGGTAAGCACGCGCGGCGATCAGGTCAAGCGTCTCCCGATGCGCGTCGCTAAGGGTAGGCTGCGGCGGGGCGGCATTGTACCAGACTGGATTTCCTGACCTCTTGGCGACCAGGTATTTGACGGCCGGGATAAGCGGGTTGGCGGCAATCAACTGCCGTAACCGAAGCACGCGATCCTGCAAGGGGGTATCGTCCTGGCTCTTCCAGAGCTTGGCCGACAGGGCCGGGGCGATATTGATCGTCGCAGAAATCGTGCCGGCGTAGTTGTCGGCGCCCGCATCGGCGAGTGTGGCCTCATTGCTCGGGAAGACGGCGAAGTTCGGGATCCTCGACAACTGGCGCGCATAGTCGAGATCGCCCGAACTGTCCTTGGCCCCCTTGATGCGATCCGGAAATGCTTCGGCGAGCCTTGCGGCGAAGGCCGGACTGTAGGTGATGCCGGTCATCTGCGGAAAGTTGTACAGATACATCGGAATCGGGTTTTTGGCGGTGCCGCGAATGAGCCGGGCAAACCAGGCGAAGAGCCCGTCGTCGGGGGCGGGCTTGTAGTAGTAAGGCGGCAAGACCAGCACTGCCGCATAGCCGAGACGGCCGGCAAGGCTCGTCAGGGCGATCGTCGTCTCGAGATCAGGAGTTCCGGTTCCGACCATCAGCCTTTTGGTATCCAGCGCCTCGGCAGCGACCATGACAGCGCTGCGCTGTTCGAAAGACAGCGAATTCGCTTCGCCTGTCGTGCCGAGCACATTCAGGCCATCACAGCCATTGTTCAGGCACCAGCTGGCATGTTCGACAAAGGCTTCGGTATCGATCCGGCCTTCCTCGTCGAACGGCGTCGGCACGGCGGCAACGACGCCACGGAATTCTGTCACAGACATGTCTCGTTCCTGTTGCTGAAATGTTGTCATGCTGACGTTGCTACCCTCTCGAAGCCGGCAACGAACGGGTGGTCCAGCGCCGTCGAGCACTCCTTGCTCCACCCGCCCGGCGATCCCAATCCGGTCACGTCGGAGTCGAAGAACTCCTTGTTGACGGCGATGAAGTGGCGCTGGCTCTCCGGGATCTCGTGATCCCAGACAATGGCGTCGACAGGACAGATCGACAGACAGAGCCCACAATTTATGCATTCTTCGGGGTGAATGTAGAAGGTACGGCCACCTTCGTAGATGCAGTCCACGGGGCAGGCCGCGGTACAGTCGCCGTCCTTCACGTCGATGCAGGGCTCTGTAATGACATAGGCCATCTTGCTTGCCTCTGAGGAGTTGCTTGCAAGACCAATGTTTCAGAGTTTCTTCCGGCGAAGAAGCATAGATATTCGCCGTGACGGTTGCCAAAAAGGCAACATCTGGACGCTGTGAGCTTTTGGCCGCAATCAGCTCAAGATTTGGTATGGGGGTGATTTTTGGACGCATTTGCTTGCGCCACTGTTGTGCCGCGTTGCGACGACCGACGATGATATCGCGAATGGCGCGTTAGGAGACGAGATCGTCGAAGTCCCTGGCTCCGCGCATCAGGTTGCGGAAATCGGCCGCCGGCGTTCCTGGTCCGTATCGGCCGCAAGTATCCCGATCGAGCTCGACGCGGCAGGGGAACATCGCGGTTCACCCTTGGACATCAACCCTGGAGTCCAGCTTATGGATGTGGATCTGGGAAGCCATGCCTTTCGGACAGGGCGGCAAGGATTTTGTCTTTTTCGGAAATGAACGCTCTTCCTTGAAAAACATCAGTTTGATGCTTCGATGTTTCGCCGTCCGCCAGCACAAGCAGCGGCAGGGACTGATTCATGTCTCCTACTAGAGCAATGACGGGCGATCGCGGACGAGCACGCAATCCGTTCAACATCAATCTTTCGCGCAAGAATTGAGTGCGATCTCCGCGAAGGCATAATCCGAAGTTACGATGTTTGCAGGCACGGAAACGTCGTGCTGCACCGATCCCCATCGACATCCACAAGTCGATCACATCCCAGTGCTGACATGCGCCGAAGGGCGCTTTAAAATTACCAGGCGCACGGGAACGGCTTGACCAGGCACGGGGCTGCGGAGGATGGTTACGTCTCCACGCCCGGGAACTGCAACAATCCCCTGTCTCTATTGGAGAAGCCGGTTGAACAGATTTCCAAACGTCCCCGCGTCCTGATCGGGCTGCTCCGCTCCAGGGACCGGTTGCCTGGCCGCGGGTTCGAGAGTAGCGGGGTCTTCGTCAGCTTGGACGTCCGGCGGCGCCTCGCCGCTCTGCGCCACATTGCCGTCAATGATCTCCTCGATGGAAGGTTGGTTTCGCTCGCCCTTGAGGGTCTTGTCGATGGCGCCGCCGACGATGTCGCGCAAGGATCCTCCAGTCGCTTTGTCGGAGAGCAGGTCATCGATCCGCAGCGTGTCGGTCGGCAATCCGAACTTCTTCAGAGTCGCCAAGGCAGCGGTGGGGTTCTTCAAAAGTCCCGACAGATCGGGATATATGCGAGGACGGGCAAAGGGCCCCTCGATCAGGACCGGAACTCCGATTCCGTCAGTTGAGATCTCGGCGCCCTGTCCATCCAGCGACGCGACCACCCGCGGATCGAGCCGAAACTTCATCTGCCCGTCCGCAAGATTTGCCTCCCCGGTCCCGTTCATGCGCACGAGCGGGCCGATTAGCTTGATGTCCTCGGTTCGCGCAACGCCGCTATCAACGGCAAACGAGGCACTGAGTTCAGTGAACCCTGTCGCTTGGCTTTCATTCTGCTTGAAGCCCGACGACATCAGGCCAACGAGGTTGTTATAGGCGTCGGCGATATCGATGCCGCGGATGGCGCCATCGGAAAACCGGACATCCGCGCTGCCTTGAAGCGATTGTTTGAGTGTGCCGGTCGTGCTGCCAGCTCCCGTTATGTCGAGCTTGGCCTGCAGCGCGCCTTCAAGATGTCTGAAGCCTGCCATGTCGGTCAGAAGCGGCGCCGCCGAAGCGCCCGTGATCGAGGCGTTTAAAGCAATCGACGGTTCTGACCCGGAGCCGTCGGCCCTCAGGCTTGCGGTAATATGGCCGCCATAGAACGGGCTTTCAGGAAGGCTGAGACTTGCGACTCCATCGGCAACGGTAAGAGTGGTTGCCACCGGCCCTGCAAATACGTTGCCGTATCCAAGTTTATCGGCGTTGACATTAATGGATGCATCGATCAATCGAAGCGAGGAGAAATCCAATGGAGCATCGGGCGCAGGGTCAGCTCCCTGCGCCTTCGATTGAGGTGCACTCGAGCGCGCGCCGGCGAGACGCGCAAAATCTAGCTGTGCGAACTTGAGGGCACTGGATATCTTCAATGGTGTCGTGAATTGGACAGATCCACTCCCGGTCCCCTCGACACCATTGACCGACAAAGTGGCACTTTCGAACTGAACGCTCGCCGGGCTCGCGCTGACATCACCGTTGAACGCAAATAGGTCGATGTTGTCCGGGCCGCTCTGTCCAAGCCAGCCAAGGAACCCGCGAACGTCCGCTGTCGAAAAAATCAGCTTGCCGGCATAGCCGTTCGGAATGGCCGCTTTGCCATCAAGCGAAAGAGCCGCTCCCGGCATACGCATGTCAAGCTTCAGGGGTATACCCCCCGAGTTGAGGTCCCCGGCCAAGAGACTGCCTAACGGTAGCTGCAAGTCGACTTCGGCAGGTTTCCCGCGCCAGGCCAGGCTGCCCGACAGACGCCCCGGTTTTGCAAAGTCATCGATCCTGAGCGCCAGCTTCTTAATCTTGACTTCGCTCAACGAGGGATCGGCGACGCCCGGCGCGATGAAGGTGGCGCTGTGCAGGCCTAGGCTGCCGGTCATGTTGATTGTTTTTCTCAGGGCATCCCCCGAGAGGCCGCGAAACGCGAACCGGGTATCGATCGTGACAGACCCGGTCAAAGGAACGGATTGCCCGGTCAGATTTGCCACTTTGGCGACATCGAGCCCGCTGCTGGATATGCGGCCCTTGAAGGTCGGCTCAACCTCGCGAATATCGACAGAGATATTTGCCGCAACGCTGCCGGCATCGATGCCGAGATGTTCTATCCTTGCCGTAACCAGCCCGTCCTTAAGCGTTGCCGCCAAGGCAACGTCTGATGCCGAGATGTCACCAAGGACAAGATCCCTGATGTTCACGCCGATATCGGCATCGAACCCGGTCAGAAGCTGCAAACCCGTCGAAGCGCCCGACTTCTCCGATT
Above is a genomic segment from Ensifer canadensis containing:
- a CDS encoding amidohydrolase family protein, whose protein sequence is MRHLPDGISPATIPANALLMPPPVNAHDHGYGIRTLDFGNIDDALETWIPGLRLRPRTDPYLEALVAFSRLAQTGVGATMHCHNSLNIDRLVDEAGAVMRAADELGIRLALSCPLLDFDPWAYDGGPERLRPFLDPADWKEISASIPKYAPPMVQISAADAVAAGNTSPLIDVQYGPIGPQWCSNALLEGIAEASAATGRRIHMHLLESPRQRCWLDRRFPQGVVRYLDDIGFLSPRLAVAHGVQLRPDELELLAARGVQLVSNPSANLRLRSGVAPVVAMPANGPAFAFGLDGTGFDDDQDLWRELRLAHLLHGGRDMTRTFTAGRVFDAAIHVGAKVLNAPVNEDLVLVDYAALIADSLTGDLDEAEVLLVRMTAAHAKGLYVGGREIMRDGRLTRVDYDGVRAELLKQARADVPRLAGERAHVIKLAAATRAYCSGW
- a CDS encoding dihydrodipicolinate synthase family protein, yielding MSVTEFRGVVAAVPTPFDEEGRIDTEAFVEHASWCLNNGCDGLNVLGTTGEANSLSFEQRSAVMVAAEALDTKRLMVGTGTPDLETTIALTSLAGRLGYAAVLVLPPYYYKPAPDDGLFAWFARLIRGTAKNPIPMYLYNFPQMTGITYSPAFAARLAEAFPDRIKGAKDSSGDLDYARQLSRIPNFAVFPSNEATLADAGADNYAGTISATINIAPALSAKLWKSQDDTPLQDRVLRLRQLIAANPLIPAVKYLVAKRSGNPVWYNAAPPQPTLSDAHRETLDLIAARAYQPEQ
- the fdxA gene encoding ferredoxin, which translates into the protein MAYVITEPCIDVKDGDCTAACPVDCIYEGGRTFYIHPEECINCGLCLSICPVDAIVWDHEIPESQRHFIAVNKEFFDSDVTGLGSPGGWSKECSTALDHPFVAGFERVATSA
- a CDS encoding AsmA family protein; translated protein: MMRFFLGFLAFGALIAASILVLPSFVSSEWMRAELSRKLSTATGSSIALNGPVRLSVFPHMAVVAETVVLSSEEAGVTAEIGEVAGSVTLSSLWSDRLHIKEIRLVQPILTLHEKTGKASPTEGGKLGRAKPGDPLAALVTFLERSAIDSVSVVSGTLRQQSTAGAMQVITDIDLSLAVPDIDDQLSLSASARIEERRYQMTLAISSVRPLLERQPADLSLSFEADPAPAPGLSAFEATGQVALNTNGSYQIRGGKLLVGDEALGLDALFIPGNRPRFLADIDADRLDLSAFLEATTSASSQPNAKSEKSGASTGLQLLTGFDADIGVNIRDLVLGDISASDVALAATLKDGLVTARIEHLGIDAGSVAANISVDIREVEPTFKGRISSSGLDVAKVANLTGQSVPLTGSVTIDTRFAFRGLSGDALRKTINMTGSLGLHSATFIAPGVADPSLSEVKIKKLALRIDDFAKPGRLSGSLAWRGKPAEVDLQLPLGSLLAGDLNSGGIPLKLDMRMPGAALSLDGKAAIPNGYAGKLIFSTADVRGFLGWLGQSGPDNIDLFAFNGDVSASPASVQFESATLSVNGVEGTGSGSVQFTTPLKISSALKFAQLDFARLAGARSSAPQSKAQGADPAPDAPLDFSSLRLIDASINVNADKLGYGNVFAGPVATTLTVADGVASLSLPESPFYGGHITASLRADGSGSEPSIALNASITGASAAPLLTDMAGFRHLEGALQAKLDITGAGSTTGTLKQSLQGSADVRFSDGAIRGIDIADAYNNLVGLMSSGFKQNESQATGFTELSASFAVDSGVARTEDIKLIGPLVRMNGTGEANLADGQMKFRLDPRVVASLDGQGAEISTDGIGVPVLIEGPFARPRIYPDLSGLLKNPTAALATLKKFGLPTDTLRIDDLLSDKATGGSLRDIVGGAIDKTLKGERNQPSIEEIIDGNVAQSGEAPPDVQADEDPATLEPAARQPVPGAEQPDQDAGTFGNLFNRLLQ